A part of Rhodamnia argentea isolate NSW1041297 chromosome 8, ASM2092103v1, whole genome shotgun sequence genomic DNA contains:
- the LOC115735262 gene encoding abscisic-aldehyde oxidase: protein MEETEAEAAGGVLVFAVNGERFEVSGVDPSTTLLEFLRTRTRFKSVKLGCGEGGCGACVVLLSRYDPVLDRVEDITASSCLTLLCSVNRSSITTTEGLGNSKDGFHPIHQRFSSFHASQCGFCTPGMCMSFYGALVNAEKTDRPEPSPGFSKLSVFESEKAIAGNLCRCTGYRPIADACKSFAADVDLEDLGLNSFWGKGDSEESKMSRLPPYCRKDEKCTFPKFLKKEFKSPMLLDTKRYDWYTPTTVKDLQCLLETDGTGNASLVKLVAGNTGMGYYKEAKRWEKYIDLRNIPELAIVKMDETGIEFGTTVTISKAIEALREHSKCMSSTGGGMIFRKTADHMEKIASGFIRNTASLGGNLVMAQRFHFPSDIATVLLAVDSQVTVMSGSKQERLTLEEFLERSPLDSKSVLLSIKIPTWHLRRSTASKATERLLFETYRAAPRPLGNALPYLNAAFLAEVTASEASHEIVINNCWLAFGAYGTQHAIRARKVEETLTGKVLSLSVLREVIEVVKATIVADYGTRDPAYRSSLAVGFLFKFLSPLVESRAKTVGNSLNGYKSPILDGEPNLTQHRGEFQDGQISSLLSSSTQVVELNKEYYPVGEPIKKSEAAIQASGEAVYVDDIPSPATCLYGAFIYSTKPLARVKGIRIPSSVPSNSVSSIISFQDIPDGGQNVGSKTIFGFEPLFADELAHYAGQPIALVVADTQKHADMAADSAVVDYDVDNLEMPILSLEEAVERSSFFEVAPFLYPSEVGDLSKGMAEADNKILSAKIELGSQYYFYMENQTALAVPDEDNCMVVYSSSQCPEYAHNTIASCLGILGHNVRVITRRVGGGFGGKAVRAMPVATACALAAHKLRRPVRTYLNRKTDMIMAGGRHPMKITYSVGFKSNGKITALRLDVVVDGGLSADVSPVMPMNIVSAIKKYNWGALSFDIKVCKTNHTTKSAMRAPGEVQGTFIAEAVIEHVASALSMNVDSVRNINLHSHSSLSLFYKHTAGEPQEYTVPAIWTKLALSSNLDQRIEMVKEFNGCSLWKKRGISRVPIVYEVSLRATPGKVSILNDGSVVVEVGGIEIGQGLWTKVKQMVAFALSSVQCDGTTEILKKIRVIQADTLSLIQGGFTAGSTTSEASCQAVRVCCDILVQRLSPLKSSLQEQMGSVTWEVLVDQAYNQSINLSASTYYAPDLDNMNYLNYGAAVSEVEVDLLTGETRILRVDIIYDSGKSLNPAIDLGQIEGAFIQGLGFFMLEEYLTNSEGLVVADGTWTYKIPTLDTIPKEFNVEILNSGHHQKRVLSSKASGEPPLLLAVSIHCAARAAIKEARKQLLSWSGHDESDSIFQLGVPATMPVVKGLCGLNSVESYLDWALGKEQKV, encoded by the exons CGCCGGCGGGGTTCTCGTGTTCGCCGTCAACGGGGAGAGGTTCGAGGTCTCCGGCGTCGACCCTTCCACCACTCTGCTCGAGTTCCTCCGCACTCGGACTCGCTTCAAGAGCGTCAAGCTCGGTTGTGGCGAAG GTGGCTGCGGTGCTTGTGTTGTCCTCTTGTCCAGATACGATCCTGTGCTTGACCGAGTCGAAGACATCACTGCAAGTTCATGTCTCACCCTGCTTTGTAGTGTAAATAGAAGCTCTATTACAACTACCGAAGGTCTTGGGAACAGCAAGGACGGGTTCCACCCGATCCACCAAAGGTTCTCCAGCTTCCATGCCTCTCAGTGTGGCTTCTGCACCCCGGGGATGTGTATGTCGTTCTACGGCGCGCTGGTCAATGCCGAGAAGACCGACAGGCCCGAGCCTTCTCCAGGATTCTCCAAACTGTCCGTCTTTGAGTCTGAGAAGGCTATTGCGGGAAATCTTTGCCGCTGTACTGGGTATCGGCCTATAGCTGATGCCTGCAAAAGTTTTGCGGCTGATGTCGATTTGGAAGATTTGGGGCTCAATTCTTTTTGGGGAAAGGGGGATAGCGAGGAGTCCAAGATGAGTAGGTTACCTCCGTATTGCCGCAAAGATGAGAAATGCACTTTTCCCAAGTTTCTGAAGAAAGAATTTAAGTCTCCTATGCTCTTGGATACTAAGAGGTATGACTGGTATACTCCGACCACTGTTAAAGATCTTCAATGCCTGTTGGAAACTGATGGAACCGGCAATGCTTCCCTCGTAAAGCTAGTTGCTGGAAACACGGGGATGGGTTACTATAAGGAAGCCAAACGATGGGAGAAGTACATTGATCTCAGGAATATTCCTGAGCTCGCCATTGTCAAAATGGATGAAACAGGAATTGAATTTGGGACTACTGTGACAATTTCTAAGGCTATTGAAGCATTGAGGGAACACAGCAAATGTATGTCATCCACAGGAGGAGGAATGATATTCAGAAAAACTGCTGATCACATGGAGAAAATCGCTTCAGGCTTTATCAGGAACACAGCAAGTCTGGGAGGAAATTTAGTGATGGCGCAGAGATTTCATTTCCCTTCAGATATTGCTACAGTACTTCTTGCTGTAGATTCACAGGTGACTGTAATGTCCGGATCCAAGCAAGAAAGGCTTACATtggaggaatttttagaaaggTCTCCATTGGATTCCAAAAGTGTACTTCTAAGTATCAAAATCCCGACTTGGCACTTGAGAAGAAGCACGGCTTCTAAAGCCACGGAAAGGCTACTTTTTGAAACATATCGAGCTGCACCACGACCTCTTGGAAACGCATTGCCCTATTTAAATGCAGCTTTCTTGGCTGAAGTTACTGCTAGTGAGGCTTCTCATGAAATTGTCATAAACAATTGTTGGTTAGCTTTTGGTGCTTATGGTACTCAACATGCTATACGAGCAAGAAAGGTCGAGGAAACTTTAACTGGAAAAGTGCTGAGCCTGAGTGTCTTAAGAGAGGTAATTGAAGTAGTTAAAGCTACTATTGTGGCAGACTATGGAACGAGGGACCCTGCTTACAGGTCAAGCTTGGCTGTCGGGTTTCTTTTTAAGTTCCTTAGCCCCCTTGTCGAGTCTAGGGCTAAAACCGTCGGTAATAGTTTAAATGGTTACAAGAGTCCAATTTTGGATGGGGAACCCAATCTAACTCAGCACCGTGGGGAGTTTCAAGATGGCCAAATCTCTTCCTTGCTATCATCATCAACTCAGGTTGTTGAACTGAATAAAGAGTACTATCCTGTTGGAGAGCCCATTAAAAAATCCGAAGCAGCCATTCAGGCTTCTg GTGAAGCTGTGTACGTTGATGATATTCCTTCACCAGCAACTTGCCTGTATGGCGCATTCATATACAGCACCAAGCCTCTTGCACGGGTAAAGGGTATCAGAATACCATCTAGCGTACCATCTAATTCTGTCTCCTCAATCATTTCCTTTCAAGACATTCCAGATGGTGGACAGAATGTAGGATCAAAAACCATATTTGGTTTCGAACCTTTGTTTGCTGATGAGCTTGCTCACTATGCCGGTCAGCCTATTGCCTTAGTG GTGGCCGACACACAGAAACATGCTGATATGGCTGCGGACTCTGCAGTGGTTGACTATGATGTGGATAATTTAGAAATGCCTATTTTATCTTTGGAAGAGGCTGTTGAGAGATCTAGTTTCTTCGAGGTGGCTCCTTTCCTTTACCCCAGTGAAGTTGGGGATTTATCAAAGGGAATGGCTGAAGCAGATAACAAAATTCTTTCTGCAAAG ATTGAACTGGGATCGCAGTACTACTTTTACATGGAGAACCAGACTGCCCTAGCTGTACCAGATGAAGATAACTGCATGGTTGTCTATAGTTCGAGTCAGTGCCCTGAATATGCACACAACACAATTGCGAGTTGTCTTGGCATTCTTGGACATAATGTTCGTGTTATTACAAGAAGGGTTGGAGGAGGGTTTGGTGGAAAAGCTGTAAGGGCCATGCCG GTCGCTACGGCATGTGCACTCGCAGCTCATAAACTGCGGCGCCCAGTAAGGACTTATCTCAATCGCAAGACGGATATGATTATGGCAGGAGGACGGCATCCCATGAAAATAACTTACAGTGTTGGATTCAAGTCCAATGGAAAGATTACAGCCTTACGACTTGACGTAGTAGTAGATGGAGGATTATCGGCTGATGTAAGTCCAGTGATGCCAATGAATATTGTTAGTGCTATAAAAAAGTACAACTGGGGTGCTCTATCATTTGATATAAAGGTATGCAAGACAAACCATACAACTAAGTCAGCAATGAGGGCTCCAGGAGAAGTTCAAGGGACATTTATTGCCGAAGCCGTGATTGAGCATGTAGCATCTGCCCTTTCCATGAATGTGGATTCTGTGAGGAACATTAATCTCCACAGTCATAGCAGCCTTAGCTTGTTTTATAAGCATACTGCAGGAGAACCCCAAGAATACACAGTACCTGCAATCTGGACTAAACTGGCCTTGTCTTCTAATCTAGACCAAAGGATTGAGATGGTAAAAGAGTTCAATGGATGTAGCTTATGGAAGAAAAGGGGCATTTCCCGAGTACCTATAGTGTATGAAGTGTCATTGAGAGCGACCCCGGGTAAGGTGAGCATTTTAAATGATGGATCTGTTGTTGTTGAAGTTGGTGGAATTGAGATTGGCCAAGGGCTGTGGACAAAGGTAAAACAGATGGTAGCATTTGCCCTCAGTTCTGTCCAATGTGATGGAACTACAGAGATCTTGAAGAAAATACGAGTCATTCAAGCTGATACATTGAGCCTTATTCAAGGGGGCTTTACTGCTGGGAGCACCACGTCTGAAGCAAGTTGTCAAGCTGTTAGAGTTTGTTGTGATATTTTGGTTCAAAGGCTCTCGCCACTTAAGAGTAGTTTACAGGAACAAATGGGATCTGTTACATGGGAGGTGCTGGTTGATCAG GCGTACAACCAATCTATTAACTTATCAGCAAGTACGTATTACGCTCCTGACCTGGACAACATGAATTATCTGAACTATGGTGCTGCTGTGAGTGAG GTTGAGGTAGATCTTCTGACAGGAGAAACCAGAATCCTTCGGGTGGATATCATCTATGACTCTGGGAAGAGCCTCAATCCTGCTATTGATCTTGGACAG ATTGAAGGTGCATTTATTCAGGGACTTGGGTTTTTTATGCTTGAGGAGTACCTGACAAATTCAGAAGGTCTGGTGGTGGCAGACGGCACATGGACATAcaaaatcccaactttagaCACTATACCAAAAGAATTTAATGTAGAGATCCTTAACAGTGGACATCACCAGAAACGTGTTCTCTCTTCCAAAG CTTCTGGTGAGCCACCCTTACTTCTAGCCGTGTCGATTCACTGTGCGGCAAGAGCGGCTATAAAAGAAGCCAGAAAACAGCTCCTTTCGTGGAGCGGTCATGACGAGTCCGATTCGATATTCCAGCTGGGTGTGCCTGCAACAATGCCGGTTGTGAAGGGGCTTTGCGGGCTGAATAGCGTGGAGAGTTACTTGGACTGGGCATTAGGGAAGGAGCAGAAAGTATGA